The Deltaproteobacteria bacterium HGW-Deltaproteobacteria-4 genome includes a window with the following:
- a CDS encoding Fis family transcriptional regulator has product MSYRNIMDSVADGVFTVDKNMIITTYNRAAEEMTGYSREEAIGRPCHEIFRTDVCMDSCPLKEALKKNKSVVSREVHILDKHGASTPISVSASVLQDSEGNIVGGVETIRNLKEFSTILDSVADGVFTVDDKMIILSFNRAAEELTGYSHDEAIGRHCYEVFRSDACTHGCPVKEAVETGLPVVNREFEITDRKNNKKPISVSASVLLDSSGRPRGGVETIRDLSFIHILKNELHDKYTFQNLISRNHSMRRLFDVMADIAASEATVFLHGESGTGKELFARAIHDLSPRKNGPLVIVNCGALPETLLEAEIFGVRKGAYTGAGENRPGRLELCNGGTFFLDEIGDLPLQLQVKLLRVLENKEYQPLGAKNPLKADVRFITATHRNLAQMVEEGTFRRDLYFRINIVELNIPPLRERREDIPLLIEIALKKFNLSYGRRVLRISPEVLKILLAHDFPGNVRELLNLIEQAVILCKGSEIGIDLLPKGFLLKANDKEKLPRQRSSKTPDVNVLSEVISRHKGNRTGAAQELGVNRSTLWRWVKTTGITDF; this is encoded by the coding sequence ATGAGTTACCGCAACATCATGGATTCGGTTGCTGACGGCGTTTTCACGGTAGACAAGAATATGATCATAACGACCTATAACCGGGCGGCAGAAGAAATGACGGGTTATTCCCGTGAAGAAGCTATCGGCCGGCCCTGCCATGAGATTTTTCGTACGGATGTCTGTATGGACAGTTGCCCGCTCAAGGAAGCTCTGAAGAAGAATAAGTCGGTTGTAAGTAGGGAAGTTCATATTCTTGACAAACATGGGGCCAGCACCCCGATCTCAGTCAGTGCATCGGTGCTGCAGGACTCGGAGGGAAATATCGTCGGTGGAGTTGAAACTATCCGAAATTTAAAGGAATTTTCTACAATTCTTGACAGCGTAGCGGATGGCGTTTTCACCGTAGATGACAAAATGATTATATTGTCTTTCAATCGGGCTGCTGAAGAGTTGACCGGCTATTCTCATGATGAAGCCATCGGAAGGCATTGTTATGAGGTCTTTCGCTCGGATGCCTGTACTCATGGCTGCCCTGTCAAGGAGGCCGTAGAAACCGGATTGCCGGTTGTGAATCGGGAATTTGAAATTACGGACCGGAAAAATAATAAAAAGCCGATTTCTGTGAGTGCGTCCGTTTTGCTGGACAGTTCAGGGAGACCGCGGGGGGGGGTTGAAACGATCCGGGATCTCTCATTCATCCACATTCTCAAAAATGAATTGCATGATAAATACACTTTTCAAAATCTTATCAGCCGCAACCACTCGATGCGGCGCCTATTTGATGTCATGGCTGATATCGCTGCGAGCGAGGCAACCGTATTCCTTCACGGCGAAAGCGGCACCGGCAAGGAACTTTTTGCCAGAGCAATCCATGACTTAAGTCCCCGTAAAAACGGTCCGCTGGTGATTGTCAACTGCGGTGCCTTGCCGGAAACCCTTCTTGAGGCCGAAATATTCGGGGTTAGAAAGGGAGCTTATACCGGCGCGGGTGAAAACAGGCCGGGTCGGCTTGAATTGTGTAACGGCGGAACGTTTTTCCTCGACGAAATTGGTGATCTGCCGCTGCAGTTGCAGGTGAAGCTGTTGAGAGTTCTGGAAAACAAGGAGTACCAACCGTTGGGTGCAAAAAATCCGTTGAAGGCGGATGTCCGTTTCATCACCGCCACGCACAGAAATCTTGCACAGATGGTTGAAGAGGGTACTTTCCGTCGAGATCTTTATTTCAGAATAAATATTGTAGAGTTAAATATCCCACCGCTCCGTGAGCGGAGGGAAGATATCCCCCTTTTGATAGAGATCGCACTGAAAAAATTCAATTTGTCATATGGAAGAAGAGTTCTAAGAATTTCACCCGAAGTTCTCAAGATCCTGCTTGCCCATGATTTCCCCGGAAATGTTCGGGAATTGTTGAATTTGATCGAACAAGCGGTTATTCTCTGCAAGGGAAGCGAGATCGGGATTGATCTTCTGCCAAAAGGTTTTCTCCTTAAGGCTAACGACAAAGAGAAGCTGCCCCGGCAACGTTCCAGTAAAACTCCAGACGTTAACGTTCTTAGCGAAGTCATTTCCCGACATAAGGGCAACCGGACAGGAGCGGCCCAGGAACTTGGTGTCAACCGGTCAACATTGTGGCGATGGGTTAAAACCACCGGCATTACGGATTTTTAG
- a CDS encoding cytochrome C has translation MRRFNLGFLLLVFIFMFSPVSSFAEKGLAVDPMDCLGCHSDKLSAADFGASPHGKNGCTSCHLEGTDLRKHMSGSVKLEEVDCSRCHKKEFAEHADSIHVEQGITCTTCHSPIHSLASGTKDKQLVIQKCIECHSEYEEFVNSVHGKAASAGNKDAADCSDCHGLHQIKKVLGSETNEGRMFHTSACIKCHADEEMMERNHVNHAAVETYLESYHGKGYRLGFPERTAGCTDCHTAHNILAKDDVASSVNSKNLVNTCAACHEKATTLFTKYYSHGSHSDRENYPILYYTFIAMTGLLIGTFAVFWVHTLLWMFRGFVENREKQTALMEGRVHHVPGGNKLYYRFQKRHIFLHLTVIISFLGLSLTGLPLKFSDQIWAKTFMSFFGGVHYAGLIHRGCAILTFYYFLGALFMSIDFLFVRKDLKGNFLQRMFGPDSLMPNFRDIKDVTGMVKWFFFKGAKPTFERWTYWEKFDFIAVFWGMFAIGGSGLMLWFPEFFGMFLPGWALNVATIIHSDEALLATGFIFTVHFFNTHGRPEKFPMDFVIFNGQMSKEEFIEERGDQWKRLEALGVTEQFAVEKPSGVFYDFFFKGFGFAAVFTGITLVFFMLYAFLSK, from the coding sequence ATGCGCAGGTTTAATCTTGGTTTTTTGCTTTTGGTATTCATTTTTATGTTCAGCCCGGTTTCGAGCTTTGCAGAAAAGGGATTGGCTGTTGATCCAATGGATTGCCTCGGCTGTCATAGCGATAAACTCTCGGCGGCTGATTTCGGGGCTTCACCGCATGGAAAAAATGGTTGCACAAGTTGCCATCTGGAGGGGACAGATCTCCGCAAGCATATGAGCGGCAGTGTAAAGCTTGAGGAGGTTGATTGCTCTCGCTGTCACAAGAAGGAGTTTGCTGAGCATGCCGACAGTATTCATGTGGAGCAAGGGATCACCTGTACTACCTGCCATTCACCGATCCACTCACTTGCCAGCGGGACAAAAGACAAGCAGCTGGTAATTCAGAAGTGCATCGAATGTCACTCCGAATATGAAGAATTTGTCAATTCAGTCCATGGCAAGGCAGCTTCTGCCGGCAACAAGGATGCTGCAGATTGCAGCGACTGCCACGGTCTGCATCAGATAAAGAAGGTACTGGGATCTGAAACCAATGAAGGGCGCATGTTTCACACGTCTGCCTGCATAAAATGCCACGCTGATGAAGAAATGATGGAAAGAAACCATGTCAACCATGCCGCCGTTGAGACCTATCTTGAAAGCTATCATGGCAAGGGATATCGACTCGGCTTCCCCGAACGGACAGCTGGATGCACCGATTGCCATACTGCGCATAACATATTAGCAAAAGATGACGTCGCTTCATCGGTTAACAGTAAGAACCTTGTGAATACCTGTGCAGCCTGCCATGAAAAGGCGACAACTCTCTTTACCAAGTATTATTCTCATGGCAGCCATTCAGACCGTGAGAATTATCCGATCCTTTATTATACATTCATCGCAATGACCGGGCTTTTGATTGGAACGTTCGCCGTTTTCTGGGTTCATACCCTGCTCTGGATGTTCCGTGGTTTTGTTGAGAACAGGGAAAAGCAGACCGCTCTGATGGAGGGCCGGGTCCATCATGTCCCCGGCGGTAATAAACTCTATTATCGCTTCCAGAAAAGGCACATTTTTTTGCATCTAACGGTCATAATAAGCTTTTTGGGGCTCTCGCTGACGGGACTGCCACTCAAGTTTAGCGATCAGATCTGGGCAAAAACGTTTATGTCCTTTTTTGGCGGGGTGCACTATGCGGGCTTGATTCACCGCGGCTGTGCCATCCTTACCTTTTACTATTTCCTTGGCGCGCTGTTTATGAGCATCGATTTCCTGTTTGTGCGCAAGGATCTAAAGGGTAATTTCCTGCAAAGAATGTTCGGACCTGATTCTCTCATGCCAAACTTCCGCGACATCAAGGACGTTACCGGCATGGTTAAATGGTTCTTCTTCAAGGGGGCGAAACCGACTTTTGAGCGGTGGACATACTGGGAAAAGTTTGATTTCATCGCAGTCTTCTGGGGTATGTTTGCTATCGGCGGATCTGGGTTGATGCTCTGGTTCCCCGAGTTCTTCGGTATGTTTTTACCTGGTTGGGCTCTGAATGTTGCAACAATCATCCATTCCGATGAGGCCCTTTTGGCAACAGGCTTTATTTTTACGGTCCACTTCTTTAATACACACGGCAGGCCCGAGAAGTTTCCCATGGACTTTGTAATTTTTAACGGACAGATGTCAAAAGAAGAGTTCATTGAGGAGCGCGGCGACCAGTGGAAAAGACTTGAAGCGCTCGGTGTCACAGAGCAATTTGCGGTGGAAAAACCGAGTGGTGTTTTCTATGATTTTTTCTTCAAAGGATTCGGTTTTGCCGCGGTCTTTACCGGTATTACATTGGTTTTTTTCATGTTATATGCATTTCTCTCGAAATAG
- a CDS encoding tRNA pseudouridine(13) synthase TruD, whose translation MSNYLTALLPGTGGTLKETPGDFRVEEIPLYLPTGSGEHLYVTIEKTGITTSDLVQKLSSALKLPPREIGYAGLKDARAVTVQTLSLTGVKAEAALALQLPGVRILAAIPHRNKLRLGHLAGNRFVIRVRDVLPGAVERALDILHVLQDLGVPNSFGAQRYGSLGNSHRIGRAILTGDYSEGCRELIGEPGVILDPAWQAAAIAYAESGAVAAFELMPQRCRNERQVLRSLAQGATPQQALLGLPRPLLRLFLSAYQSSLFDRIVTMRLATLGTLWAGDLACKHINGAVFKVEDPAIEQPRADAFEISPTGPLFGRKVPLATGMAGMLEEALLDKEKLTLEMFRLGSGLDMEGERRPLRVPLGEFSVSADAEGLLLSFSLPKGSYATSVLREVMKGD comes from the coding sequence ATGAGCAACTATCTGACCGCCCTCCTCCCCGGTACCGGCGGCACCCTGAAAGAGACCCCCGGCGATTTCCGGGTCGAAGAGATTCCCCTCTACCTCCCGACCGGCAGTGGTGAGCACCTCTACGTGACGATCGAGAAGACCGGAATAACGACCAGCGATCTCGTGCAGAAGCTCAGCTCGGCCCTCAAGCTTCCGCCCCGCGAGATCGGTTATGCCGGCCTCAAGGATGCCCGCGCTGTCACCGTCCAGACCCTCTCCCTCACCGGCGTCAAGGCCGAGGCGGCTTTGGCTCTGCAGCTTCCCGGCGTTCGCATCCTTGCCGCCATCCCCCATCGCAACAAACTGCGCCTCGGCCATCTTGCCGGCAACCGTTTTGTCATCCGTGTGCGCGATGTTCTCCCCGGCGCTGTCGAGCGCGCTCTTGATATTCTCCATGTTCTGCAGGATCTCGGTGTGCCGAACTCCTTTGGTGCCCAGCGTTACGGCAGTCTCGGCAACTCGCATCGCATCGGTCGGGCGATCCTGACCGGCGACTATAGCGAGGGTTGCCGCGAGCTGATCGGCGAGCCGGGTGTGATTCTTGATCCCGCCTGGCAGGCCGCCGCCATCGCTTATGCGGAAAGCGGGGCAGTAGCCGCTTTCGAACTGATGCCGCAGCGCTGCCGCAACGAGCGGCAAGTGCTGCGCTCCCTGGCGCAGGGGGCGACTCCGCAGCAGGCCCTTCTTGGCCTGCCGCGCCCGCTGTTGCGCCTTTTCCTCTCCGCCTATCAGTCTTCTCTCTTCGATCGTATCGTCACGATGCGTCTTGCCACCCTCGGCACCCTTTGGGCCGGTGATCTCGCCTGCAAGCACATCAACGGCGCCGTCTTCAAGGTCGAAGATCCCGCCATCGAACAGCCCCGCGCCGATGCTTTCGAGATTAGCCCGACCGGCCCCCTCTTTGGTCGTAAAGTTCCCCTCGCTACCGGCATGGCCGGGATGCTCGAAGAGGCCCTCCTCGACAAGGAGAAGCTGACTCTCGAGATGTTCCGCCTCGGCAGCGGCCTCGACATGGAAGGGGAGCGCCGCCCCCTGCGCGTGCCGCTCGGGGAGTTCTCCGTCAGCGCTGATGCGGAAGGGTTGCTGTTATCTTTCAGTCTGCCGAAAGGGAGTTATGCCACCAGCGTGTTGCGCGAGGTCATGAAGGGGGATTGA
- the trmB gene encoding tRNA (guanosine(46)-N7)-methyltransferase TrmB: MTQRVVPNTSPSFIPDPQQDLSFRPQAVFSRPEQPLVLEIGCGIGDFIFPLATSRPDVNFLAIDIYNQGCLKTCRKIDAAGLDNARVMRIEARHLIARYLDPWSLSAIYINCPDPWPKKRHRERRLVNADFLEVVRFALKPGGELFFASDVADYAEEVSALIVAQCGFIRLTPEPYCTELQPDYPISKYMRRFLELGQPIHFVRLRRQNNEAEPPQARPSAVRAGFRVRRETIGK; encoded by the coding sequence ATGACCCAGCGCGTTGTCCCCAACACCTCCCCGAGCTTTATCCCTGATCCGCAACAGGATCTGAGCTTCCGGCCGCAAGCGGTCTTTTCCCGGCCTGAACAACCTCTGGTTCTCGAAATCGGTTGCGGCATCGGCGACTTCATCTTCCCCCTTGCGACCAGTCGTCCCGACGTCAACTTTCTCGCCATCGACATTTACAATCAGGGCTGTCTCAAGACCTGCCGCAAGATCGATGCGGCCGGCCTCGATAATGCCCGGGTCATGCGCATCGAAGCGCGCCACCTCATCGCCCGCTATCTCGACCCCTGGTCTTTGTCCGCCATCTATATTAATTGTCCCGACCCCTGGCCGAAGAAACGCCATCGCGAACGACGCCTGGTCAATGCCGATTTTCTCGAGGTCGTTCGCTTTGCTCTTAAACCGGGGGGCGAACTCTTCTTTGCCTCGGACGTTGCCGACTACGCCGAAGAGGTCTCGGCTCTGATTGTTGCACAGTGCGGCTTTATCCGCCTGACCCCGGAGCCGTACTGTACCGAACTTCAACCCGACTACCCGATCTCTAAATATATGCGGCGTTTTCTTGAACTCGGTCAGCCGATCCACTTTGTGCGACTGCGCCGGCAAAACAATGAAGCCGAACCGCCGCAAGCGCGGCCCAGTGCGGTGCGCGCCGGTTTTCGTGTGCGCCGGGAAACGATCGGTAAATGA
- the aroF gene encoding 3-deoxy-7-phosphoheptulonate synthase, whose translation MLIVMHHSATDAQIDAVHHAVEAMKLQPVSIPGSQRTAIGVLGNQGYVDDSAILELPGVREVIHVSKPYKLVSRDFHPESTIVDVKGVRFGDGCPPVVIAGPCSIESEAQMLEAAHLVKAHGAGMLRGGAFKPRTGPHSFQGLGRDGLKLLRQAGDAAGLPVITEVMRIDQLDDVCRYADVLQIGARNMQNFDLLKEAGRRSHPVLLKRGMSATIEEFLSAAEYLLSEGNSQVILCERGIRTFEKATRNTLDVSIVPLIRSISHLPIIVDPSHATGKRSLVAPMAKAALVVGAHGVMIEVHPDPDKALCDGAQSLDGPAFEVLMAEIKGLITYLGY comes from the coding sequence ATGCTGATCGTTATGCACCACAGCGCCACAGACGCCCAAATCGACGCCGTGCATCACGCCGTCGAGGCGATGAAGCTGCAGCCGGTCTCTATCCCCGGCAGCCAGCGGACCGCCATCGGCGTCCTCGGCAACCAGGGCTATGTTGACGATTCAGCCATTCTCGAACTCCCGGGCGTGCGCGAAGTCATCCACGTCAGCAAACCCTATAAACTTGTGTCCCGCGACTTCCACCCCGAGAGCACCATCGTCGATGTCAAGGGCGTCCGCTTCGGCGACGGCTGTCCGCCGGTGGTGATTGCCGGCCCCTGCTCCATCGAGAGCGAAGCGCAGATGCTCGAAGCCGCCCATCTCGTCAAAGCGCACGGCGCCGGTATGCTGCGCGGCGGCGCGTTCAAACCGCGCACCGGGCCGCACTCCTTTCAGGGTCTGGGGCGCGATGGCCTCAAACTGCTGCGGCAGGCCGGCGATGCTGCCGGTTTGCCGGTGATCACCGAAGTCATGCGCATCGACCAGCTCGACGATGTCTGCCGTTATGCCGATGTCCTGCAGATCGGCGCCCGCAACATGCAGAACTTTGATCTCCTCAAGGAAGCCGGCCGCCGCTCCCATCCGGTACTGCTCAAGCGCGGCATGTCGGCGACGATCGAAGAGTTCCTTTCTGCCGCTGAATATCTCCTTTCCGAAGGGAATTCCCAGGTCATCCTCTGCGAACGCGGCATCCGCACCTTTGAAAAAGCGACGCGTAACACCCTTGATGTCTCGATCGTACCGCTGATTCGCAGCATCAGCCACCTGCCGATTATTGTCGATCCCAGCCATGCCACCGGCAAACGCTCCCTGGTGGCGCCGATGGCCAAGGCGGCCCTGGTGGTCGGCGCGCACGGCGTCATGATCGAAGTCCATCCCGATCCGGACAAAGCTCTCTGCGACGGCGCCCAGAGCCTTGACGGCCCGGCCTTTGAGGTGTTGATGGCTGAGATCAAAGGGTTGATTACCTATCTCGGCTATTGA